In Phycisphaerae bacterium, the sequence CCCGGACGATCGAATTGGGATCGACGATGTAGGCTGCGCGAACGGTGACGGGAGCACGTCCGGGATGGATCAGGCCGAGTCGGCGGGCGATTTTGGCGTCGGGATCGGCGATGATGGGAAAGGTGATCTTGACGTCGAACTGGTCCTCGATCCACTCGATCCACTTGACGTGGTCCTCGATCGGATCGACGCTCAGGCCGAGCAGTTCGCAGTTGATCACGTTGAATTCGTCGAGGTGCTGCTGGAAGGCGACGAATTCGGTGGTGCAGACGGGCGTGAAGTCGCCGGGATGGCTGAAGAACAGCAGCCACCGGCCCTGGTAGTTGTCCGGCAGGACCATCGGGCCGTTGGTGGTCATGGCCTTGATGTCGGGAAACCTATCGCCCAGCAGCGGGCCGGGTTGGCGCAGC encodes:
- a CDS encoding peroxiredoxin, encoding MAAFCKTRCLLMMVSALLLTGCALRQPGPLLGDRFPDIKAMTTNGPMVLPDNYQGRWLLFFSHPGDFTPVCTTEFVAFQQHLDEFNVINCELLGLSVDPIEDHVKWIEWIEDQFDVKITFPIIADPDAKIARRLGLIHPGRAPVTVRAAYIVDPNSIVRAIIYYPPELGRSTAELFRAVRGLQLGDRYHVSMPGDWPNNSIIGSDVILKPEFFKAFPEDQWQPFD